Proteins from a genomic interval of Trifolium pratense cultivar HEN17-A07 linkage group LG6, ARS_RC_1.1, whole genome shotgun sequence:
- the LOC123892755 gene encoding pentatricopeptide repeat-containing protein At2g22410, mitochondrial-like, giving the protein MKNLFLFVHHSLRHKSLHNLKHTKPFSSASKKPKWSSPTNVIITNPTLVIMESCSTMRQLKQIQARMTITGLISDAFPISRVIAFCALADSGDIRYAHTLFNRVEEPNTFMWNTMIRGYQNARIPIVAFSFFMFMIRGRVEMDSRSFVFALKACEQFEEVFVGESVYCVVWKMGFDSQLLVRNGLIHFYSEYGLLKYARQVFDESSDKDVVTWTTMIDGYAARNCSDQAMELFKLMLLGDVEPNEVTLIAVLSACSEMGDLETGKRVYEKVEEKNVRCSLSLYNALLDVYVKCGSLVDAKELFDRMETRDVYSWTSMVNGYAKCGDLESARMFFDLTPQKNVVSWNAMIAGYSQNNKPKESLKLFHEMIGGGLVPVEQTLVSALSACSQLTCLNLGHWIHQHFVVEQRIPLSVTLANAIIDMYAKCGSIDAAAEVFSTTPERNLISLNSMIAGYAANGRAEQAINVFDQIINMGFKPDNITFVSLLTACSHGGLISEGREYFDNMERNYGIKPQRGHYACMVDLLGRTGLVEEAYELITNMPMQPCEAAWGALLNACRMHGNVELARLSAQNLLSLDPEDSGIYVLLANTCANDRKWSDVRRVRSLMRDKGVKKIPGHSLIDIDGEFIEFLVADESHPQSEEIYKVLDEMLLLSKLEDSCEL; this is encoded by the coding sequence ATgaaaaatttgtttctttttgttcatCACTCTCTTCGACACAAATCATTGCACAATCTCAAACACACTAAACCATTCTCCTCTGCATCCAAAAAACCAAAATGGAGCTCCCCAACCAACGTTATAATCACAAACCCAACCCTCGTAATAATGGAATCATGTTCAACTATGCGACAACTGAAACAGATTCAAGCACGCATGACTATCACCGGTCTCATTTCCGACGCGTTTCCAATCAGCAGAGTAATCGCGTTCTGCGCACTCGCCGATTCCGGAGATATTCGTTACGCTCATACTCTTTTCAATCGTGTCGAAGAACCCAACACGTTTATGTGGAACACTATGATTAGAGGATATCAAAATGCTCGAATACCCATCGTTGCGTTCTCATTCTTTATGTTTATGATTCGAGGAAGAGTTGAAATGGATTCTAGAAGCTTTGTTTTTGCGCTTAAGGCTTGTGAGCAATTTGAAGAGGTTTTTGTAGGAGAATCGGTGTATTGTGTTGTTTGGAAAATGGGGTTTGATTCTCAGTTGCTTGTGCGAAATGGGTTGATTCATTTTTACTCTGAATATGGTTTGTTGAAATATGCACGTCAAGTGTTTGATGAAAGTTCTGATAAGGATGTTGTTACTTGGACTACTATGATTGATGGGTATGCGGCGCGTAATTGTTCAGATCAGGCTATGGAGTTGTTCAAGTTGATGTTGTTAGGTGATGTTGAGCCTAATGAGGTGACTTTGATTGCCGTGCTTTCGGCTTGCTCTGAGATGGGTGACCTTGAAACGGGGAAGAGAGTTTATGAAAAAGTGGAAGAGAAGAATGTGAGATGCAGCTTGAGTTTGTACAATGCCTTGTTGGACGTGTATGTGAAATGTGGTAGTTTGGTTGATGCTAAAGAGCTTTTTGATAGAATGGAAACCAGAGATGTTTACTCGTGGACTAGTATGGTTAATGGGTATGCGAAATGTGGTGACTTGGAATCTGCTAGGATGTTTTTTGATCTAACTCCTCAGAAAAATGTGGTTTCTTGGAATGCAATGATTGCAGGTTATTCTCAGAATAACAAACCCAAGGAATCGTTGAAATTGTTTCATGAAATGATTGGGGGAGGTCTGGTTCCCGTTGAGCAGACCTTAGTGAGTGCACTCTCTGCTTGTAGCCAGCTCACTTGCTTGAATTTGGGTCATTGGATTCACCAACATTTTGTTGTTGAGCAAAGAATCCCCCTTAGTGTTACTCTTGCAAATGCAATTATAGATATGTATGCCAAATGTGGAAGCATAGATGCAGCGGCAGAAGTTTTTAGTACAACGCCAGAGAGAAATCTGATTTCTTTGAATTCCATGATTGCAGGGTATGCTGCTAATGGTAGAGCAGAGCAAGCCATCAATGTATTTGATCAGATAATAAATATGGGATTTAAGCCGGATAATATCACATTTGTGAGTTTGTTGACAGCTTGCAGCCATGGTGGTTTAATTTCCGAAGGTCGAGAATATTTTGACAACATGGAGAGAAACTATGGGATAAAACCCCAAAGAGGACATTATGCATGTATGGTTGATCTACTAGGTCGAACTGGACTCGTGGAAGAAGCTTATGAGTTAATAACAAATATGCCAATGCAACCTTGTGAGGCTGCTTGGGGAGCCCTTCTAAATGCTTGTAGAATGCATGGCAATGTCGAGCTTGCAAGATTGTCGGCGCAAAATCTTCTAAGCTTGGATCCTGAAGACAGTGGAATATATGTGCTTCTAGCAAATACGTGTGCTAATGATAGAAAATGGAGTGATGTAAGGAGGGTAAGAAGTTTGATGAGAGACAAGGGTGTGAAGAAGATACCTGGTCATAGCTTAATAGATATAGATGGCGAGTTTATAGAATTTTTGGTGGCTGATGAATCACACCCTCAATCTGAGGAGATTTACAAAGTACTGGATGAAATGCTTTTGTTGTCAAAATTGGAAGATAGTTGTGAGTTATAG
- the LOC123889497 gene encoding histone H2AX-like, translating to MASSDAATATTKKGGRGKTKTKSVSRSSKAGLQFPVGRIARFLKAGRYAQRVGSGSPVYLSAVLEYLAAEVLELAGNAARDNKKTRIVPRHIQLAVRNDEELSKLMGSVTIANGGVLPNIHQNLLPKKVGKGKGEIGSVSQEF from the exons ATGGCTTCTTCAGACGCAGCAACAGCAACAACCAAGAAAGGTGGAAGAggcaaaacaaaaaccaaatccGTTTCAAGATCAAGCAAAGCCGGTCTTCAATTCCCTGTTGGTCGCATTGCTCGTTTCCTCAAAGCCGGTCGCTATGCTCAGCGTGTTGGATCTGGTTCACCAGTTTATCTCTCTGCAGTTCTTGAATATCTTGCCGCAGag GTTTTGGAACTTGCTGGAAATGCTGCGAGGGATAACAAGAAGACGAGGATTGTGCCGAGGCATATTCAACTTGCGGTTAGGAATGATGAAGAATTGAGCAAGTTGATGGGATCTGTGACTATTGCTAATGGTGGTGTTTTGCCTAACATTCATCAGAATTTGTTGCCTAAGAAAGTTGGAAAAGGGAAAGGGGAGATTGGATCTGTTAGTCAGgagttttag